The Phacochoerus africanus isolate WHEZ1 chromosome 3, ROS_Pafr_v1, whole genome shotgun sequence genome window below encodes:
- the LOC125121921 gene encoding uncharacterized protein LOC125121921 translates to MGESKKLEDYNSAFECVPSYIRGTPDISKKFNDRIPEREREEGRIWGFQFPGEGAGVRALNAIAFQVKAKATSSGLSRIQLTPSFLVTPTGPLSVPLPPPLIEIDSRVEEAFPGTAFLMVISPQHHLPAAAAPARCAARGPRGPETRRRAGSRRASQAQLRKDWIVSLHVRKPFGLAWTPASPHPLHTPPIQGSLLSPFACNSKRSSPPPA, encoded by the exons ATGGGAGAAAGCAAAAAGTTAGAAGATTACAACTCCGCCTTTGAATGTGTACCTTCCTACATACGTGGAACTCCAG ACATAAGCAAAAAGTTCAATGACCGAATTCCA GAGCgcgagagagaggaagggaggatttGGGGTTTTCAATTCCCTGGAGAGGGTGCTGGCGTCCGCGCCCTCAACGCCATAGCCTTCCAAGTTAAGGCGAAAGCCACCTCTTCGGGCCTTAGTCGCATCCAACTTACTCCAAGTTTTCTGGTGACTCCTACAGGGCCCCTTTCcgtccccctacccccaccccttaTTGAGATTGACAGTCGCGTGGAGGAGGCTTTTCCAGGCACAGCCTTTCTCATGGTAATCAGCCCCCAGCATCACCTCCCGGCTGCGGCCGCTCCGGCTCGGTGCGCGGCTCGCGGACCCCGGGGACCGGAAACAAGGCGGCGGGCGGGTAGCCGGCGAGCGAGCCAG GCTCAACTCCGAAAGGATTGGATTGTGAGTTTGCACGTGAGAAAACCGTTTGGCTTGGCTTGGACCCCTGCCTCCCCGCACCCCCTCCACACACCCCCAATCCAGGGGTCCCTCTTATCACCCTTTGCTTGCAACTCTAAGAGAAGTTCCCCACCTCCTGCATAA